gacgAGAAGGCCACGGGTGGAGGACAAAGAGGCCGTGGGGGCGGCGAGGAGATGGGCGGGGACACGACTATGAGGAggccattgggggggggggacacgaggaggccatggggggggggacacgaggaggccatggggggggggggacacgaggagaccatggggggggggggggacacgaggagaccatggggggggggacacgaggagGCCATGGGGGGCGGACACGAGGAGgccatggggggggggacacgaggaggccattgggggggggacacgaggaggccattgggggggggacacgaggagGCCATTGGGGGAGGACACGAGGAGGccattggggggggggacacgaggaggccattggggggggggacacgaggaggccattggggggggacacgaggaggccatgggggggggacacgaggaggccattgggggggggacacgaggaggccattggggggggggacacgaggaggccattgggggggggacacgaggaggccatggggggggggacacgaggagGCCATTGGGGAGGACACGAGGAGGCCATTGGGGGGGGACACGAGGAGGccatgggggggggacacgaggaggccattggggggggggacacgaggaggccattggggggggggacacgaggagGCCACTGGGGGGGGACACGAGGAGGCCATGGGGGGGGACACGAGGAGGCCATGGGGGGGGACACGCCCCGCCGAGCTCCCCCGGCCGCTCACCTCCGCcctctgcctctgcttcagctccTGCTGGGCCGATCTCTGCTTGGCCTTCTCCAGCCGGGCCGCCGGCTCCCGCGCCTTCGGCCTCTCcctccgcccggccccgctctgctCCATGGCTGCGGCGCGGAGGCTGCGGTCACCTCAGGACCCAacgcgtcccccccccccagccagcccgggTCCCGCAGGACCTCCTCGCACTCTCAGCCTCTTCCCCACGCCCCCCGTTCCCCGGCACCGGCGGGGCCGACGGCGGCAGCGCATGCGCGGACCTGCCTCCGCCCCGCCCCAACGCGCAtgcgcgggcagccccggccggggtCGGCGGAGCGCAACAGCGCCCCCCGGCGGGCGGGAGGCCGGGCAGCCGCCGGGGTGGGGGCGGaccccagttctcccagtgcGATCCCAGCGTGATCCCGCAGTCCCCGCTCCTCCCCAGCGCCCCCGATCTCCTccagcctccccgccgcccctgTATAGGCCACGCCCTATGCAGCCCACCCCTATAGGTATCACACACCCTATGCAGCCCACCCCTATACATCGCACCCCCTATGCAGCCCATCCCTATATATCACACCCCCTATGCAGCCCACCCCTATACATCGCACCCCCTATGCAGCCCATCCCTATATATCACACCCCCTATGCAGCCCACCCTTACACATCGCAGCCCCCCTGAAGCCCACCCCTATATATCACACCCCTATACAGCCCAACCCTATAGGTATCACACCCCCTATACAGCCCACCCCCTATACATCGCACCCCCTATGCAGCCCACCCCTATAGGTATCACACCCCCTATGCGGCCCACCCCTATATATCACAGCCCCCCTGAAGCCCACCCCTATATATCGCATCCCCTATACAGCCCACCCCTATAGGTATCACACCCCCTATGCAGCCCACCCCTATATATCACAGCCCCCCTGAAGCCCACCCCTATATATCGCATCCCCTATACAGCCCACCCCTATAGGTATCACACCCCTATACAGCCCACCCTTACACATCGCAGCCCCTACGCAGCCCACCCCCCCACGGCCTGCCCACGCAGGGCCCTATGGCACAGCCCCACTGCCAGCATCCCCTATACGGGAACTGCCCCTGCGTGTAGGCAGCGTCCCCTATACAGAGCCCTCCTTGTCCCCCCGGGGTGTGACAGCggggcacagcatggcacagcacaaaTGGCACGGCTCACCGCGGTACAGGGCACCGTGGCACTGTGCATGGCGCGTCACAGCACGGCGCAGTATGGCACAGCGTGGCGCGCCATGGCACAGTGCCATAGACACGGCACAGTGCACCACAGCACGGCGCAGAACGTATAGCGCgccacggcacggcacggcgcagTATATATGatgtggcacagcatggcatggcacagtgCACCACAGCACGGTGCAAAACGTATAGGACAGTACGTATGGCACAGCACGGTGTAAGATGGCACAGTGCAGCACGtacagcgtggcacagcacacCACGGCACAGTACAGTATGtacagcgtggcacagcacggTGCACAACGGCACGTGCCGTACATACGGCACAGCACACCACAGCacgcatggcatggcacagcacgccACAGCACGGTGCCGTACATACGCTGTGGCACAGCACGGCGCGGGACAGCACAGCGCCGTCCGCACCGCACGGCACACCATGGCACGGCGCAGCATGCTCAGCATGGCACGGCGCAGCACGTATAGCGTGGCATGACGCGGGGCAGCACGTATGGTGCGGCACAGCGTGGTGCAGTACGGCACGGCGCAGTACATACAGCGTGGCCCGGCCCGGCGCAGCATGGCACAGTGCGGTAGGTGCGGTGTGGCACAGTGCGGTGCAGTACATATAGAGTGGCACGGTGCGGTGCAGTATGGCACAGCATGGTAAGTACAGTGTGCCATGGCACGGTGCACCATGGCACGGCCCGGCGCAGCACGGCACAGTGCAGTAGGTACAGTGTGGCATAGCGTGGTGCAGTACAGCACAGCGCGGTGCAGTATGGCACAGCATGGTACGTACAGTGTGCCACGGCACAGCActcacagcatggcatggcacggcgcAGCATGGCACAGTGCAGTAGGTACGGTGTGGAACAGCATGGTGCAGTACGGCACGGCACGGTGCAGTACATAGAGCATGGCACGGCGCGGTGCAGTATGGCACAGCATGGTACGTACAGTGTGCCACGGCACGGTGcaccatggcacagcacggcacagcacaTACAACGTGGCACGGCCCGGCGCAGCATGGCACAGTGCAGTGCGTACGGTGTGGCACAGCACAccacggcacggcacagcgtggCGCAGCACCTACAGCGTGGCAGACCCTGGCGCAGCCCGTCCCGGCGCAGCCCGGCCCAGGGTCTCTCCACCACCCAGCCCCGTCTCTCCAACTCCTTTTATTGCAGCAGcccggaccccccgccccgcgccgggaccCTCCTGGAAGCACAGGACGGGGAAGGGGGGGTGAAAAGGCCGGATCCTGCCCAGGGCCAggggcagctcccgcagcaggatCAGCCCAAACCTCCACCAAAAAAAGCCCCCCGGGGGAGGGGGCATGCCGaatccccccgccccggctcagaTGCGGACGGTGTTGATCCGGAGGGGCTGGACGTTCTTCCCGTTGGCGTGACTCTGCCCGGGGCTGAAGTAGGAGCAGAGCTTGCCGGGAAACCTCTCCCGGAAGGTGTAGAGCCAGGACATGTCGTCGGCGTTGTAGAAGATGAGGAGCCCCTTGTCGTAGTCCAGGAAGACCCCCACCTTCTCCAGCTTGCCCTTGACATTGAGCCGGGTCCAGGGCTCGGTGCAGGCGCTGTACTGGTTGCCGTCGTGCATGACGATGCAATAAAACCCACGGCTGGGTTGAATTTGGATGCTGCCCTTGCGGGTGACGGCTTCGTGGGCCAAGCCGATCATCCACTGGGTCTTCTCGGAGACCACCACCTCCCAGTAGTGGACCCCGCCGCCGAACGCCTCCGAGCCCAGGACCGAGACCTCCACGTCGAAGCGTTTGGGGGAGTCCTGCAGCGGCTGCGGGTGCAGGTTGCCGTACGCCACGATGGTGCAGTCGTCTGAGAGGATCAGGCGGTGGTGAGCCGTGCCGGGGTCCAGCGTCAGGGCTGCCGGCACTGGGACGGGGGGGACAAGGAGGGGACAAGCATCAGCGCAGCCCCCACGCCAGCGTGGGTGGCTCTGCCCCAACAGCTTCAAACCACTGCGGTGCAGAGAAGGCCACCAGCGCATCTCCATCCCTCTCTGGTGACGTCCCCATCCCTTGCCGGTGATGggtcctcatccccatccctcaCCAGTGATGGGTCCTCATCCCTCACCGGTGATGTTCCCAACCCCATCCTTGCTGGTGGGTCCCCATCCCCTGCCAGtgacatccccatccccaccccttgCCCACAGGTCCCCAACCCTCGCCGGTGATTTCCCCATCCCTACCCCTTGCCGgtgatgtccccatccccatcctcactgGTGGGTCCCCATCCCTCACCGgtgatgtccccatccccatcctcactgGTGGGTCCCCATCCCTCGCCAatgatgtccccatccccaccccttgCTGGTGATGTCCCCAACCCCATCCTCGCTGGTGGGTTCCCATCCCTCACCGgtgatgtccccatccccaccccttgCCCACAGGTCCCCAGTCCTCACTGGTGATGTCCCCAACCCCATCCTTGCTGGTGGGTCCCCATCCCCTGCCGgtgacacccccatccccaacCCTTGCCCACAGGTCCCTATCCCTCGCCAGtgacgtccccatccccatcctcgcTGGTGGGTCCCCATCCCTCACCGgtgatgtccccatccccaccccttgCCGGTGACATCCCCAACGCCATCCTCGCTGGTGGGTTCCCATCCCCACCCCTTGCCCACGGGTCCCCATCCCTTACCAGTGATGTACCTATCCCCACCCCTCACCCACAAGTTCCCATCCCTCACTGGTGATGGTGACGTCCTCCACCCCATCCTCACTGGTGGGTCCCCTTCCCTCGCTGgtgatgtccccatccccaccccttgCCGGTGACATCCCCAACCCCATCCTCGCTGGTGGGTCCCCTTCCCTCACCAGTGATGTTCCCATCCCCACCCCTTGCCCACAGGTCCCCACCCCTTGCCGGTGATGGGTCCCCATCCCCATTGCTTGTCAGTGATGTCCCCATCTCTCGCTGGTGATGTCCCCATCCCTCACCAGTGACCTCCCCATCCCTATCCCTCGCCCGCGGGTCCCCATCCCTCACGGGTGacgtcccccaccccagccctccccgggaaccccctgcagccagcccaTCCCCGCGCCGCTCACCGGGATGGATATCCTGGAAAAGGGATTTCCAGATGGTGTACTGCAGCGGCCCCGTGTATTTGGAGGTGGGAAAGTCCTCGTAGGTCAAGTTGGTCTCGTGGATCTTCCCCTTCAGCCTGCGAAGGAGAGATGATGGAGCAGGTGGGGGGAACGGGGGGGGACCCCAGCGTCACCCCGGTGTCACCCACCTCTCAGAAAGAGACGCGACGCCGGCTAAAAAGACGTGTTTGTCGGCTTCGGCCAAGCGCTCCTGGAGGATCTGGCTGCCCTCCTGCACCTTGCGGAGCTGCTGGCTGTAGCGCTGGATCTTCTGCTCGATGTCGGTCAGCGTCCGCGCCGTGTccgcctccagctcctccagcattgCCTTCTGCCGctcccgcagcagccggtgcAGCCGCTCGAACGCCTCCCCGATAGTCACCCGCAGGCTCTTGGCTGAGGACTTTTGGGGtgcgggtgggtgtcaggacccCCTTAAACCTGCCCTGACCCCTCCATGAATCCATAATTCCCAAAATAAATCCCACGGACCCGTTAATCCAAATGATTCCAGATGCTCCAAGCATCCACGGATGGATATTTGACCCCGCAACCCCTacagaaaactgaacaaaaaccCCGGTCGCTGGCGGGGACGGAGGGAAAATTGAACCTCGCTGAAAGCTGAACCCATGAGCAAGGAGAAGGAGgtcaatataaaataaaaatgaattaagAAGATAAATAAAAGCAGCCCTGAAGGAAATAAAAGAGGGACGAGTAGCCTGACGGGTGGCTTTGCCAACTGCCAGTGGGTTTCAGGGTACCGGAGGAGGAAAAAGCGGGGCAGATGCGTGAAACTGGGGGGTTTGGGGTCCTTGGAGGCCCCAGAACACGGTCGGCGAGGCTCGGGGCTGGGGCGCTGCCGGGGGGCACAGCCGCGTCCCTGCTCGTACCTTGGTCTCAGCCAGCTGCCGTTTGAGGAGGTGCAGGGCTTCGGTGTGGCCGCGCTCgctctcctgcagcccctggagctgctccttcagctcccgctggaaaaaagaaaacccataaAATAGGggatttggggggaaaaagggatCCCCACAGGCGGCTTGGCTGCCAACGCTGGCTCATGGGGTTACGGGGGGGCGGGAAAGGGGGGCGCAGGGGGTGGCAGGGGCGCAGCCAGTCGCTGCCGGCACAGGGGTCCCATCTGGGACAGGGCCGGGGGCTGGATAACAGACTGGGGGGGGTCCTACTTGGGGGACAGCTCGGCAGATCCCCGGGGTGCACGGTTGCTGGACTGGGGGGTCCCGGCAGAACCCCAGCAGGGATGGAGAAGGGGGGATCCCACGGGGGCAGTCGCGGAAGTGCACATGGGctgatggatggacagatggacggGAGGAAATCACGGGGCTGAGCCTGACCAGGGCGGGAAGGGGCGCAGGGACAGACGGACGGGACCCGACGCTGAGCCAAGAGGGGTCAGACGGACGAaggagctgagaggggacccCGGAGAGACGATGCTCCATGGCCAGGAAGGGATGGAAGGAAGGACGGACGGCCCCACCTGCAGCTCCTCGAAAGCATCGTCCACGTTGGTGACCTGGTGCTGCTCGTGCACGGCGGGCTCGTCGCAGAAGAAGCAGACGACGGCGCGGTCGGTGAGGCAGAAGAGCTTGACCTTCTCGTGGTCCTtgcaggggaaggggctgcgctgGGCGCCCAGGATGGCGTCCAAGGGGAAGGCGCTGTACCGCTCCACGATGTTGGCCAGCTTCAGGCTGGGGGCCAGGGTGGGTTCGGCGAAGGTTCGGCGGCACTCGGGGCAGTCGCGGGTGCCCTGGGGCTCCTGGCGCACCCAGTGCTCGGTGATGCACCGGCGGCAGAAGTAGTGCTCGCAGCCGAAGCTCACCGGGTCCTGGTAGATGCTCAGGCagatggagcagagcagctcatcCTTCAGGCTGCAAGCCATggctcggggctgggggcgggggaaaGGTAAacgggggtcctggggagggggggggggaatagggGGGCTGGGTGTGAGGCTGCTAAcgaaggggctgggaggggggatggaatgggggggggaaacggggggTGAAGGTGATTATGGGGGAGCCCGGGGCGGGATGCAGTGAGGTTGCAACAGGGAGAAGACTGGGGGTGAAGCTGGTATGGGGGACCTGGGGGGGGGATGTGACAGGGTAAACTGGGGGTGAAGCTCGTATGGGGGACCTGGGGGGGGCTGCAATAGGGGAGACTGGGAGTGAAGCTGGTATAGGAGAcccaggggggcggggggggggctgaaatAGGGGAGACTGGGGGTGAATCTGCTATGGGGGATCCGGGGGGGGCTGCGATAGGGGAGACTGGGGGTCAAGCTGGTatgggggacccggggggggggctgcgacAGGGTAAACTGGGGGTGGAGTTGGTATGTGGGACCCGGGAGGGCTGTGAGAGGGTAAACTGGGGTTCAAACTGGTATAGGGGACCCAGGTGGGCTGCAACAGGGGAGGCTGGGGGTGAAGCTGCTATGGGGGACCCGGGGGGGCTGCAATAGGGAGACTGGGGGTCAAGCTGGTATGGGGGATCCGGGGGGCTGTGACAGGGGACCCCGGGGGCGAGGCTGCcacgggggcacccaggggagcgGCTGCAAAGCGGGCGCCGGGGGTTGAGGCTGCCGGGAGGCCGCGCCGGGGGTGCCCGGGTTCGAGAccgcccccccgctcccggcACGCCGCCGGTTCGAGACCGCCCCGGGtccgcggccgccccgcgcctcccgcagccctcacccagccggtgcccggtgccggtgcccggtgcggggggaacgctcccgccgccgc
This Opisthocomus hoazin isolate bOpiHoa1 chromosome 16, bOpiHoa1.hap1, whole genome shotgun sequence DNA region includes the following protein-coding sequences:
- the SVBP gene encoding small vasohibin-binding protein; protein product: MEQSGAGRRERPKAREPAARLEKAKQRSAQQELKQRQRAEIYALNRVMTELEQQQFDSFCKQMQASGE
- the TRIM62 gene encoding E3 ubiquitin-protein ligase TRIM62 produces the protein MACSLKDELLCSICLSIYQDPVSFGCEHYFCRRCITEHWVRQEPQGTRDCPECRRTFAEPTLAPSLKLANIVERYSAFPLDAILGAQRSPFPCKDHEKVKLFCLTDRAVVCFFCDEPAVHEQHQVTNVDDAFEELQRELKEQLQGLQESERGHTEALHLLKRQLAETKSSAKSLRVTIGEAFERLHRLLRERQKAMLEELEADTARTLTDIEQKIQRYSQQLRKVQEGSQILQERLAEADKHVFLAGVASLSERLKGKIHETNLTYEDFPTSKYTGPLQYTIWKSLFQDIHPVPAALTLDPGTAHHRLILSDDCTIVAYGNLHPQPLQDSPKRFDVEVSVLGSEAFGGGVHYWEVVVSEKTQWMIGLAHEAVTRKGSIQIQPSRGFYCIVMHDGNQYSACTEPWTRLNVKGKLEKVGVFLDYDKGLLIFYNADDMSWLYTFRERFPGKLCSYFSPGQSHANGKNVQPLRINTVRI